One part of the Dyadobacter sp. 676 genome encodes these proteins:
- a CDS encoding ATP-binding protein has protein sequence MNKSIIQLIKEGEGLTTEFKRTVDSPFKIAKTIVSFANTSGGDLLIGVADDGAVPGIQSELRELQRLEKALVKLIEPELTVQIKTENLDGRKVLWVAVNESEAKPHRALNEKGERIIYIRVKDKSMPIPRLLLYNGTDAETEKLLATRHVRTLITYLKETDSVTAKVFSRIINISEKRAERMLQDLAARQILLKLSKGKPESFSLKWTE, from the coding sequence ATGAATAAGAGTATCATTCAACTAATTAAAGAAGGAGAGGGGCTGACGACCGAGTTTAAAAGGACGGTGGACAGTCCTTTTAAAATTGCCAAAACGATTGTGTCCTTCGCCAATACGTCGGGAGGGGACCTGCTGATCGGCGTCGCCGACGACGGGGCCGTGCCGGGGATACAATCTGAGCTGCGGGAGTTGCAGAGGCTCGAAAAAGCGTTGGTTAAACTGATCGAGCCGGAACTGACCGTGCAGATCAAGACAGAGAACCTGGATGGCCGGAAAGTGCTTTGGGTTGCGGTTAACGAAAGCGAGGCGAAACCGCATCGTGCATTGAACGAAAAGGGCGAGCGGATCATCTACATCAGGGTGAAAGACAAAAGTATGCCCATTCCACGGCTTCTGTTGTACAACGGTACCGATGCCGAAACGGAGAAATTACTGGCCACACGCCATGTCAGGACATTGATCACCTATCTGAAAGAAACAGATTCCGTTACCGCGAAAGTCTTTTCCCGAATCATCAATATCTCGGAAAAAAGAGCCGAACGAATGTTGCAAGATCTGGCCGCGCGGCAGATTTTGCTTAAATTATCGAAGGGCAAACCGGAGAGTTTCAGTCTGAAATGGACGGAATAG
- the dprA gene encoding DNA-processing protein DprA — METLSDAEKVCILALMHTPGIGAVTIRQLISYCGGAENVFQADYKRLIKIPGIGDKVVKAVLGKNTMELAERELLQCRKTGTQLLFFTDPSYPARLRPLYDAPIALYAKGNTDFNWPRTVGIVGTRKISEYGKAVTEQIVRELVPYQPLVVSGLAYGVDITAHRHCIRNNVATLGVMASGVDVIYPAVHQRTALEMQDNGGIVTENALGTKPDFMRFPARNRIIAGLSDVTIVVESGRTGGSLITVEFAQNYHREVFAVPGMIGEAQSEGCNFLIRDNKAAIFTSVPDMADALGWIAGVPEAAPVVAIEPMSFEGFTQDEGQVLALLKQWGAIQIDELAWQSGIHLNRLATLLLNLEFQGMVRSMPGKKYGLI; from the coding sequence ATGGAAACACTTTCCGACGCGGAAAAAGTCTGCATTCTCGCGCTTATGCACACCCCCGGGATCGGCGCCGTGACTATCAGGCAGCTGATCAGCTATTGCGGCGGTGCCGAGAATGTTTTTCAGGCCGACTATAAAAGGCTTATTAAAATCCCCGGAATAGGGGACAAAGTTGTGAAAGCGGTTCTTGGTAAAAACACGATGGAACTTGCCGAAAGGGAGCTTTTGCAATGCAGGAAGACCGGCACGCAGCTCCTTTTCTTCACCGATCCCAGCTATCCGGCGCGCCTCAGGCCACTTTACGATGCCCCTATCGCCTTATATGCCAAAGGGAATACCGACTTCAACTGGCCGCGTACGGTAGGGATAGTCGGTACCCGAAAAATCAGTGAATACGGAAAGGCGGTGACAGAGCAGATCGTCCGCGAGCTCGTGCCTTACCAGCCGCTTGTGGTGAGCGGGCTTGCATATGGTGTGGATATCACTGCACACAGGCATTGCATCCGCAACAACGTGGCCACACTGGGCGTCATGGCGAGCGGCGTCGATGTGATATATCCGGCCGTACACCAGCGCACGGCTTTGGAGATGCAGGACAATGGCGGGATAGTAACGGAAAATGCATTGGGGACCAAGCCCGATTTTATGAGATTTCCCGCGCGTAACCGAATTATTGCGGGCCTTAGTGATGTTACGATAGTGGTGGAGTCGGGCCGGACCGGCGGAAGTCTGATCACCGTTGAATTTGCGCAGAACTATCACAGGGAGGTTTTCGCGGTGCCGGGAATGATCGGCGAGGCGCAATCTGAAGGGTGTAACTTTCTGATCCGTGACAACAAGGCGGCGATTTTTACGTCGGTGCCGGATATGGCCGACGCGCTTGGCTGGATAGCGGGTGTGCCGGAAGCCGCTCCCGTGGTGGCTATCGAACCGATGTCATTCGAAGGCTTCACACAGGACGAGGGGCAGGTATTGGCATTGCTGAAACAGTGGGGAGCAATACAGATCGACGAACTTGCCTGGCAATCGGGCATTCACCTGAACCGGCTGGCTACCTTGCTGCTGAACCTGGAATTTCAGGGTATGGTGCGATCGATGCCCGGCAAGAAATATGGGTTGATTTAA
- a CDS encoding alpha-amylase family glycosyl hydrolase: MENVETEVAETGQHYEGMGATCHPEGVYYRVWAPHAESVSVIGSFNNWDAGANPLQAEENGMWGALVENSKEGDEYKFLLKTPAGELHRNDPYALKMTNSAGNCIVYNHESFDWQNVTFQMPGWHELVIYEMHVGTFNVVEAGKVGTFYTAIERIPYLKDMGFNAVEVMPCSEFPGSRSWGYNPANPFAIESDYGGPDGLKAFVKAAHEAGIAVILDVVYNHFGPSDLDLWQFDGWQENNGGGIYFYNDWRSETPWGNTRPDYGRGEVRQYIHDNALMWIRDYRVDGLRMDMVPYIRNVKANGNPGDDIVEGMTLIQWINKDIRDSCHNCITIAEDMHSLDFITNSVENGGLGYGSQWDAEFVHSVRDAIITANDQDRDMNKVVAAITNRYNNDSFQRIIYTESHDEVANGKARVAEEIAEGDVNNWYSKKRAALGVALVLTSPGIPMIFQGQPLLEDKWFSDSDPIDWSRLEKFSGFATLHRDMIHIRRNWFGVTKGLQGQNVAIIRQDNEKKVIVMHRWAEGGPKDSVVIVLNFSTETFSDYKVGFPRPGKWHLRFNSDNENYDPDFSHLGVFDIETMQGDMDNCGQFGALQIPPYSALIFSQEE, encoded by the coding sequence ATGGAAAACGTCGAAACGGAGGTTGCTGAAACGGGACAGCACTATGAAGGCATGGGTGCCACTTGCCATCCGGAAGGAGTTTATTACCGCGTCTGGGCGCCACATGCGGAAAGTGTTTCGGTCATAGGAAGTTTCAACAACTGGGATGCCGGCGCCAATCCGTTACAAGCGGAAGAGAACGGCATGTGGGGCGCATTGGTCGAAAATTCGAAAGAAGGGGACGAGTACAAATTCCTGCTCAAAACACCCGCAGGCGAATTGCACCGCAACGACCCTTATGCTCTGAAAATGACCAATTCGGCAGGTAATTGCATTGTTTATAACCACGAGTCGTTCGACTGGCAGAATGTTACGTTCCAAATGCCGGGCTGGCACGAGCTGGTGATTTACGAGATGCATGTGGGGACATTCAATGTCGTGGAAGCAGGGAAGGTCGGGACGTTCTACACAGCCATCGAGCGTATTCCCTATTTAAAGGACATGGGTTTCAACGCGGTGGAAGTAATGCCTTGCTCTGAATTTCCCGGTTCCCGCTCATGGGGATACAACCCCGCTAACCCGTTTGCTATCGAATCGGATTACGGCGGGCCCGACGGCTTGAAAGCGTTTGTCAAAGCGGCGCATGAAGCAGGCATCGCCGTGATCCTCGATGTGGTTTACAATCACTTCGGCCCGTCGGACCTGGATTTATGGCAATTCGACGGCTGGCAGGAAAACAATGGCGGAGGCATTTACTTTTACAACGACTGGCGGTCGGAAACGCCCTGGGGCAATACCCGCCCCGATTACGGTCGAGGCGAAGTGCGGCAATATATCCACGACAATGCATTGATGTGGATCCGCGACTACCGCGTCGACGGTTTGCGGATGGATATGGTGCCTTATATCCGCAATGTGAAGGCCAACGGTAATCCTGGTGACGACATCGTGGAAGGCATGACGCTCATTCAATGGATCAATAAAGATATCCGTGACAGCTGCCATAACTGCATTACCATCGCCGAGGACATGCATTCGCTGGACTTCATTACGAATTCGGTCGAAAATGGCGGCCTGGGCTACGGCTCTCAGTGGGACGCCGAATTTGTTCATTCCGTTCGCGACGCGATTATTACCGCAAACGACCAGGACCGCGACATGAACAAAGTAGTGGCCGCCATCACCAACCGGTACAACAACGACTCGTTCCAGCGCATTATCTACACCGAATCGCACGATGAAGTAGCCAACGGCAAAGCGCGTGTGGCGGAGGAAATAGCCGAAGGCGATGTCAATAACTGGTATTCCAAAAAGCGGGCCGCCCTTGGGGTAGCACTGGTTTTGACTTCCCCCGGCATTCCGATGATCTTTCAGGGACAACCGCTGCTTGAAGACAAATGGTTTTCCGACAGCGATCCGATCGACTGGTCACGGCTCGAGAAGTTCAGCGGCTTTGCAACCCTGCACCGCGATATGATCCATATCCGCCGGAACTGGTTCGGTGTAACGAAAGGGCTTCAGGGCCAGAATGTAGCAATTATCCGGCAGGACAATGAGAAGAAAGTGATCGTAATGCATCGCTGGGCGGAAGGCGGGCCCAAAGATAGCGTCGTGATTGTACTGAACTTCTCGACCGAAACCTTCTCCGACTACAAGGTCGGGTTCCCACGGCCGGGCAAATGGCATTTGCGCTTCAATAGCGACAACGAAAATTACGACCCGGATTTCTCCCACCTGGGTGTTTTCGACATCGAAACGATGCAAGGCGACATGGACAATTGCGGACAATTCGGTGCATTGCAGATACCTCCCTATTCGGCATTGATCTTCTCGCAGGAAGAGTAA
- the lepB gene encoding signal peptidase I, with protein MLAPPVDKPVSVPKKKTAFREWLDSVLFAVIAATLIRWLFFSAFVIPTPSMENSLLVGDYLFVSRLHYGTTTPITPLQVPLTHQTIWGTDIPSYLDWIRLPQYRLPGFTDVKNGDVVVFYLPVEHPDAYRKFGNVLPDLHPHPTDLRSNYIKRCVGIPGDRLEIRRGEVYVNGLAQALPPRMQNEYFVSVKTAVNEENVFHKNGIVDYSRFTETFSDSIATNDEFGYIVKTTAALAGKLKAYDFVRRVVPVFMEKGLKEPFLFPASDAVDWNKDNYGPIVVPKKGMTVPLTTLNIALYRDVIQNYDGNGHVSIENDKVWIDGKVVTSYTFKQDYYFMMGDNRHDSADSRYWGFVPKDHIVGKAVFVWMSIDPNPVNFLKKIRWDRIFRTVR; from the coding sequence ATGCTGGCGCCGCCTGTTGATAAACCTGTATCCGTTCCGAAAAAGAAAACCGCGTTCCGGGAATGGCTCGACTCGGTACTTTTCGCGGTAATCGCCGCCACTTTGATCCGCTGGTTGTTTTTCAGCGCATTCGTTATCCCCACGCCTTCCATGGAGAACAGTTTGCTGGTAGGCGACTATCTTTTTGTGAGCCGGTTGCATTATGGCACTACCACACCAATCACGCCTTTGCAGGTGCCGTTGACGCATCAGACGATCTGGGGTACCGATATCCCATCGTATCTCGACTGGATCCGGCTTCCGCAATACCGGCTGCCGGGATTTACGGACGTGAAGAATGGCGACGTAGTCGTGTTTTACCTGCCCGTGGAACACCCCGACGCATACCGGAAGTTCGGGAATGTGCTGCCCGACCTGCATCCGCACCCGACCGACCTGCGTTCGAATTATATTAAAAGGTGTGTCGGGATTCCGGGCGACAGGCTTGAAATCCGTCGCGGGGAGGTGTATGTGAACGGCCTTGCGCAGGCATTGCCCCCACGGATGCAAAACGAGTACTTTGTGTCCGTGAAAACGGCGGTGAACGAAGAAAACGTTTTTCACAAGAATGGCATCGTCGATTATTCACGGTTTACCGAGACCTTTAGCGACAGCATTGCCACGAATGACGAGTTTGGGTACATTGTAAAAACGACCGCCGCACTCGCCGGGAAACTGAAAGCCTATGATTTCGTCAGGCGCGTAGTGCCGGTGTTTATGGAGAAAGGTCTGAAAGAGCCTTTCCTGTTTCCGGCCAGCGACGCTGTCGACTGGAATAAGGACAATTACGGGCCGATAGTTGTGCCGAAAAAAGGGATGACAGTACCGCTGACTACCCTGAATATCGCTTTGTATCGGGATGTTATCCAAAATTATGACGGCAATGGGCACGTTTCGATAGAAAACGACAAGGTCTGGATCGATGGAAAAGTCGTTACCAGCTACACGTTCAAGCAGGATTACTATTTCATGATGGGCGACAACCGCCACGATTCTGCCGATTCGCGGTACTGGGGTTTCGTACCCAAAGACCACATTGTAGGAAAAGCCGTTTTCGTATGGATGTCGATCGATCCGAATCCGGTCAATTTTCTCAAAAAAATCCGCTGGGACCGTATTTTCAGAACCGTTCGATAA
- the lepB gene encoding signal peptidase I produces the protein MAVNKELTSSSVESKKKKSPAREWFDSILFAVVAATLIRWLFFEAFTIPTPSMENSLLVGDFLFVSKLHYGTRTPKTPLQVPLTHQTIWGTNIPSYTSLIQLPQYRLPGFSEVKRGDVVVFNYPPEMQHPVDLKTNYIKRCVGIPGDKVEVRDLQVYANGKAMENPPRMENEYFVATTTAVNEEKVFRENGISEFNSYTEGDNDTIKGNEQMGYLVFTTTEIAAKLKTYDFVKSITLVKTDNGITEPMLYPNSSLFKWNRDNYGPITVPKKGMTVQLTPENIATYGPVIKNYEDNDDVVIDEKSVKVGGKPITSYTFKQDYYFMMGDNRHNSADSRYWGFVPMGHIVGKAVFVWMSIDPNPTSFFNKIRWSRIFRTIN, from the coding sequence ATGGCTGTTAATAAAGAGTTGACTTCCAGTTCAGTTGAATCCAAAAAGAAGAAATCACCGGCACGGGAGTGGTTCGATTCCATTTTGTTCGCGGTAGTAGCCGCTACGCTGATCCGTTGGCTGTTTTTTGAAGCATTTACCATTCCGACGCCTTCCATGGAGAACAGCCTGCTTGTGGGCGATTTCCTTTTCGTGAGTAAACTGCATTATGGCACCCGCACCCCGAAAACCCCTTTACAGGTGCCGCTGACGCACCAGACGATCTGGGGAACGAACATCCCTTCCTACACCAGTCTCATCCAGCTGCCGCAATACCGCCTGCCGGGTTTCAGCGAGGTGAAGAGGGGCGACGTGGTGGTGTTCAACTATCCTCCTGAAATGCAACATCCGGTCGATCTGAAGACCAATTATATCAAACGCTGTGTGGGTATTCCGGGCGATAAGGTGGAAGTGCGTGATTTGCAGGTTTATGCCAACGGTAAGGCTATGGAAAACCCGCCGCGCATGGAAAACGAATATTTTGTGGCGACAACGACAGCGGTGAACGAAGAAAAAGTGTTCCGTGAAAACGGTATTTCGGAATTCAACTCCTACACAGAGGGCGACAACGATACGATCAAAGGCAACGAGCAAATGGGTTACCTGGTTTTCACAACCACGGAAATCGCCGCAAAGCTCAAGACCTACGATTTTGTAAAAAGCATTACGCTCGTGAAAACGGATAACGGCATTACCGAGCCGATGCTCTACCCGAATTCATCCCTTTTCAAATGGAACCGCGATAATTACGGGCCGATTACCGTTCCCAAAAAAGGTATGACCGTACAGCTTACCCCGGAAAATATTGCGACTTACGGTCCGGTTATCAAAAATTATGAAGATAACGATGACGTCGTGATTGATGAGAAATCGGTGAAAGTAGGGGGCAAGCCCATTACCAGCTATACCTTCAAGCAGGATTACTATTTTATGATGGGCGATAACCGCCACAATTCGGCCGACTCGCGTTATTGGGGCTTTGTGCCGATGGGCCATATCGTAGGCAAAGCAGTTTTCGTGTGGATGTCAATCGATCCGAATCCGACGAGTTTCTTTAACAAAATCCGTTGGAGCCGCATTTTCCGCACAATCAACTAG
- the dapB gene encoding 4-hydroxy-tetrahydrodipicolinate reductase has product MRILLLGYGKMGKTIEQIALDRGHSVVGKIDVQNRAEMDVLGAGDVDVAIEFSSPESAFENITYCLKKGWPIVCGTTGWLDRRAEVEELCKAQSGSFFYASNYSIGVNLFFRLNRHLARLMNGRGYQSSMTEVHHIHKLDAPSGTAITLAEGIIEETENIEGWKLAPENEEGYLQILAERRGEVPGTHIVRYESEVDTIEISHTAHNRQGFALGAVVAAEWLPGKFGVFGMNDLLKI; this is encoded by the coding sequence ATGAGAATACTATTACTGGGCTACGGCAAGATGGGTAAAACAATCGAGCAGATTGCCCTTGACCGGGGACATTCGGTCGTCGGGAAAATTGATGTGCAAAACCGCGCGGAAATGGATGTGCTAGGCGCTGGCGATGTGGATGTCGCAATCGAGTTCAGTTCGCCGGAATCCGCATTTGAAAATATCACTTACTGCCTTAAAAAAGGCTGGCCGATCGTATGCGGTACCACAGGCTGGCTCGACCGCCGTGCCGAAGTGGAGGAGCTTTGCAAGGCACAGTCCGGCTCATTCTTTTATGCATCGAATTACAGTATCGGCGTAAACCTGTTTTTCCGGCTGAACCGGCATCTGGCCCGCCTGATGAATGGGCGCGGCTACCAGAGCTCGATGACGGAGGTGCACCATATCCACAAACTCGATGCGCCGAGCGGTACCGCCATTACGCTCGCTGAGGGCATTATCGAGGAAACGGAAAACATCGAAGGCTGGAAGCTGGCTCCCGAAAATGAGGAAGGTTACCTGCAAATCCTGGCCGAGCGCCGGGGAGAAGTGCCCGGTACCCACATCGTCCGGTACGAATCGGAAGTGGATACCATCGAAATATCCCACACGGCCCACAACCGCCAGGGCTTTGCATTGGGCGCGGTGGTGGCCGCCGAATGGCTTCCGGGCAAATTCGGGGTGTTCGGGATGAACGACCTCCTCAAAATTTAA
- a CDS encoding DUF5683 domain-containing protein codes for MKNWVLLGLILLVSGRIAAQTEDKKDSLKTEKLPAVAMDSITLAQADSLKKVKKKWMPVPKTATRLAFIPGAGQIYNRDYWKAPIVYIAFGGGLYTYYLNTIKYHDFLDAYKSFYIWDKSSPDYGTKKKELQNADAKVPVRVRNLLNTSSEYVNATEDQIIRQKNYWRRNRGFALIVTGLIYTLSIIEANVAAHLKTFDLSDDLTLNVSPKLNQPSMTTPTPGVRLVFNMK; via the coding sequence TTGAAAAACTGGGTTTTGTTAGGGCTGATTTTGCTGGTATCGGGTCGGATCGCAGCACAGACGGAAGATAAAAAAGACAGTCTGAAAACCGAGAAATTACCGGCTGTCGCAATGGACAGCATCACGCTGGCCCAGGCCGATTCGTTAAAAAAAGTTAAAAAGAAATGGATGCCGGTGCCGAAAACGGCCACACGACTGGCGTTCATACCGGGAGCGGGACAGATTTACAACCGCGATTACTGGAAGGCGCCAATCGTGTACATTGCATTCGGGGGAGGGCTTTACACTTATTATCTGAATACGATAAAATACCACGATTTCCTGGACGCGTATAAGTCGTTTTATATCTGGGACAAAAGCAGTCCCGATTATGGTACCAAGAAGAAAGAGCTGCAAAATGCCGATGCCAAGGTGCCGGTGAGGGTTCGTAATCTTCTGAATACCAGTAGCGAGTATGTCAATGCGACCGAAGATCAGATTATCCGGCAAAAAAACTACTGGCGCAGGAATAGGGGTTTCGCCCTCATCGTAACCGGGCTGATTTACACGCTGTCAATAATAGAAGCCAATGTAGCGGCGCATTTAAAGACATTTGACCTTTCGGACGACCTTACCCTGAATGTGAGCCCGAAGCTGAACCAGCCCTCGATGACAACTCCGACGCCGGGTGTGCGACTGGTTTTTAATATGAAATAA
- a CDS encoding ParB/RepB/Spo0J family partition protein yields the protein MENSSKTKKMTGLGRGLGALLQDSEKINAPRTSTRISPTEVIGSMNEIDVSQIEANPYQPRTKFDQESLEELADSIRVQGIIQPITVRQLSEDSYQLISGERRLQASRQLGLTTIPAYIRTANDQQMLEMALIENIQRENLNAIEIALSYQRLILECSLKQEELGARVGKNRTTVNNYIRLLKLPPVIQAALRDDKISMGHARALITINSDQAQLKIFNQIIEEGWSVRKVEDEVRKLGMVSNIPIEAKKQPTINQEIKSLQFQLSSFFGAKVSVKANEQHKGEIKIPFGSQDELKRILETLKFK from the coding sequence ATGGAGAACAGCAGCAAGACGAAAAAAATGACCGGACTGGGAAGGGGATTGGGCGCTCTTCTGCAGGACTCCGAGAAAATCAACGCGCCCCGAACCAGCACGCGCATTTCGCCAACCGAGGTCATCGGTTCGATGAACGAGATCGACGTGAGCCAGATCGAGGCCAACCCGTATCAGCCGCGGACGAAGTTTGACCAGGAGTCGCTCGAAGAACTGGCCGATTCGATCCGCGTACAGGGGATTATCCAGCCCATTACGGTGCGCCAGCTCTCCGAGGATTCGTACCAGCTGATTTCGGGCGAGCGCCGTCTGCAGGCTTCCCGGCAACTGGGCCTTACTACCATTCCGGCGTATATCCGGACGGCCAACGACCAGCAGATGCTGGAAATGGCGCTGATCGAAAACATCCAACGCGAAAACCTGAATGCGATCGAGATTGCATTGAGCTATCAACGGCTGATCCTGGAATGCAGCCTGAAACAGGAAGAACTGGGCGCACGCGTGGGCAAGAACCGGACGACCGTCAATAACTATATCCGCCTCCTCAAACTGCCCCCGGTTATCCAGGCAGCGTTGCGTGACGACAAGATCAGTATGGGCCATGCCCGGGCGCTGATCACGATCAACAGCGACCAGGCACAACTGAAAATTTTTAACCAGATCATCGAGGAAGGATGGTCGGTGCGGAAGGTCGAAGATGAGGTACGGAAGCTCGGAATGGTGAGCAATATCCCTATCGAGGCTAAAAAGCAGCCGACAATTAATCAGGAAATAAAGTCGTTACAGTTCCAGCTTTCGTCCTTTTTCGGGGCGAAGGTGTCCGTGAAGGCCAACGAGCAACATAAGGGAGAAATCAAGATCCCTTTTGGCTCTCAGGACGAACTGAAAAGGATTTTAGAAACACTGAAATTTAAATAA
- a CDS encoding AAA family ATPase, which yields MGKVIAIANQKGGVGKTTTAINLAASLAALEFRTLIIDADPQANSTSGLGFNPQEMENSIYECMVEQAKTSEIILQTDFPNLNLLPSHIDLVGAEIEMINLKNREHRMKDAIAEVRDEYDFIIIDCSPSLGLITINSLTAADSVIIPVQCEYFALEGLGKLLNTITIIQSRLNTSLIIEGILLTMYDLRLRLSNQVVTEVTNHFESLVFNTIIPRNVRISEAPSFGIPVMAQDSDSKGAVSYLNLAREILSKNGLLSSDRVN from the coding sequence ATGGGCAAAGTAATTGCAATTGCAAACCAAAAAGGAGGAGTAGGGAAGACCACCACTGCTATTAATCTTGCGGCGAGTCTGGCCGCGCTAGAATTCCGCACACTCATCATCGATGCCGACCCTCAGGCCAATTCGACGTCGGGGCTTGGTTTCAACCCGCAGGAGATGGAAAACAGCATTTACGAATGCATGGTGGAGCAGGCGAAGACTTCGGAAATCATCCTGCAAACCGATTTTCCTAACCTGAACCTGCTGCCGTCGCATATCGACCTGGTGGGCGCGGAGATCGAAATGATCAACCTCAAAAACCGGGAGCACCGGATGAAGGACGCCATCGCCGAAGTGCGCGATGAATACGACTTTATTATCATCGACTGCTCGCCTTCGCTCGGCCTTATCACGATCAACAGCCTTACCGCCGCCGATTCGGTGATTATCCCCGTGCAATGCGAATATTTTGCACTGGAAGGTTTGGGTAAACTGTTGAATACCATTACGATCATCCAATCGCGACTGAATACCAGCCTGATCATCGAGGGCATCCTGCTCACGATGTACGATCTCCGCCTGCGTCTGTCCAACCAGGTGGTGACCGAGGTTACCAACCACTTCGAATCTCTTGTTTTCAATACCATCATACCTCGTAACGTACGTATCAGCGAGGCACCGAGCTTCGGGATCCCTGTCATGGCGCAGGATTCGGACAGCAAGGGGGCCGTCAGCTATCTGAACCTTGCAAGAGAGATTCTTAGTAAAAACGGTTTGCTCTCATCCGACAGGGTAAACTGA
- a CDS encoding radical SAM protein gives MNKNFKDGLNLMSKVTVKRAWNAMQILGSYFYSKMTGNPVHWGMPIAISFEPTTSCNLRCPECPSGLRSFTRPTGMMEEKLYKRTIDELADTLLYLIFYFQGEPYLHPKFFELVKYAHDKGIYTATSTNAHYLTDEKARKTVESGLDRLIISIDGTTQDVYQQYRVGGNLEKVLEGTRNIIKWKRELKSATPHVIFQFLVVKPNEHQIEDVKKLAEEMGVDEVGLKTAQIYGYEEGSDLIPTIEKYSRYQRQENGTYSIKNKFVDHCWKMWHSCVITWDGAVVPCCFDKDAEYKLGDMKTSTFRQLWKGKKYRDFRASLIRSRSEIEMCKNCTEGTQVWA, from the coding sequence ATGAACAAGAATTTTAAGGATGGCCTGAACCTGATGTCGAAGGTGACCGTGAAGCGCGCCTGGAATGCGATGCAGATATTGGGGAGCTATTTTTATTCCAAAATGACCGGAAACCCGGTGCATTGGGGAATGCCGATAGCCATTTCTTTCGAACCCACCACATCCTGTAACCTCCGCTGCCCCGAATGCCCCAGTGGCCTGCGCTCGTTCACCCGGCCGACGGGGATGATGGAAGAAAAGTTGTACAAAAGGACCATCGACGAGCTCGCGGATACCTTGCTGTACCTGATATTCTACTTCCAGGGCGAGCCCTATCTGCATCCCAAATTCTTCGAACTGGTTAAATACGCCCACGACAAGGGCATTTATACCGCCACTTCCACCAATGCGCATTACCTGACTGACGAGAAAGCACGCAAAACCGTTGAATCGGGGCTGGACCGGCTGATTATTTCTATCGACGGTACCACGCAGGACGTGTATCAGCAATACCGCGTCGGCGGAAATCTCGAAAAAGTGCTCGAAGGGACGCGCAACATTATCAAATGGAAGCGCGAGCTGAAATCGGCGACGCCGCATGTGATATTTCAGTTTCTGGTCGTGAAACCCAACGAACACCAGATAGAGGACGTTAAAAAGCTGGCCGAGGAAATGGGGGTGGATGAAGTGGGGCTGAAAACGGCGCAGATCTACGGTTACGAGGAAGGTTCCGACCTCATTCCGACCATCGAAAAGTACTCGCGCTACCAGCGGCAGGAAAACGGTACCTATTCGATCAAAAACAAATTCGTAGACCACTGCTGGAAAATGTGGCACTCGTGCGTGATCACCTGGGACGGTGCGGTGGTGCCCTGCTGCTTCGACAAGGATGCCGAATACAAGCTGGGCGATATGAAAACTTCGACATTCCGTCAGCTCTGGAAAGGGAAAAAGTACCGCGATTTCCGCGCTTCGTTGATCAGATCCCGTTCAGAGATAGAGATGTGCAAGAACTGTACGGAAGGTACGCAGGTGTGGGCGTGA
- a CDS encoding Lrp/AsnC family transcriptional regulator encodes MQPDQTDRKILDLLQNNSQLTIKEIASKINLSVTPVHERIRKLEKEGFIDKYVCLLNRRKLGKSLVVYCNVTLDKQRKESFEDFNQAIVHMPEVLECSVVSGNFDYMLKVVVEDGEAYNQFYQHKLSALSSVLHISSYFVISEIKYTTGIAVL; translated from the coding sequence ATGCAGCCCGACCAGACCGACCGTAAAATCCTGGACCTGTTACAAAATAACTCCCAGCTGACGATCAAGGAGATCGCCAGCAAGATCAACTTGTCGGTCACACCCGTACACGAGCGCATACGAAAGCTTGAAAAAGAGGGGTTTATCGATAAATATGTGTGCCTGCTCAACCGGCGGAAGCTGGGGAAGAGCCTGGTCGTTTATTGCAATGTGACCCTGGACAAACAGCGGAAAGAAAGCTTCGAGGATTTTAACCAGGCCATTGTGCATATGCCCGAAGTACTCGAATGCTCGGTCGTTTCGGGGAACTTCGATTATATGCTGAAAGTGGTTGTGGAAGACGGCGAGGCCTACAATCAGTTCTACCAGCATAAACTTTCTGCCCTGTCGAGCGTGTTACACATCAGCAGTTATTTCGTAATTTCCGAGATCAAGTACACGACGGGAATCGCTGTATTGTAA